The following are encoded in a window of Ranitomeya variabilis isolate aRanVar5 chromosome 8, aRanVar5.hap1, whole genome shotgun sequence genomic DNA:
- the MYOC gene encoding myocilin: MGRLILAILVSLLFSLAQGSPQLRRANDRQGQCTYTFTVPSPKEGTCAEPGEAMTAIGELQRENTAIKQDTDALKIRLSLLEKVVNRLLGVEGTGRSASSPQSFADAQIEVQRLTLEKDEWESQRGSLEIAYSDLLKEKSSLAEEKQRLTERLEKLQQRQCPQVAETSRNREQPISPRQAPYVTDSHGGSGRTSSAQGKGGPSELSPWGADGVGYQELKSELTALPASRMFPESHSTGQGSETMGIPGCGELTWVGEPTTYRKADNIAGKYGVWMKDPEPVSPFTLDTIWRINTVGADIRQVFEYENLDQLVKGYPTKVYVVPRSMESNGAVVYKGSLYYIRKKSKIIVKYDFRTETVAIQKELVDAGYHGKYPYSWGGYTDIDLAVDEVGLWAIYSTENAKGSIVISQLEPKTLEVKQSWNTTIRKQSMANAFMVCGTLYTIASYSSPTTTVSFAFDTHTGVQKQLSIPFQNQYGYASMVDYNPTEKKIYGWDNFTMVAYDVRLSKM; the protein is encoded by the exons ATGGGGCGTCTTATCCTTGCTATTCTGGTATCACTTCTGTTTAGTTTGGCCCAAGGAAGTCCCCAACTCCGAAGAGCGAATGATCGTCAAGGACAATGCACCTACACATTCACGGTCCCCAGCCCAAAGGAAGGCACCTGTGCAGAACCTGGAGAAGCAATGACAGCAATTGGTGAACTTCAACGTGAAAACACAGCCATCAAACAAGATACAGATGCTTTGAAAATTAGGCTGAGCTTATTGGAGAAGGTGGTGAACCGGTTATTGGGAGTTGAAGGAACTGGACGATCAGCTTCTTCACCCCAATCTTTTGCGGATGCTCAAATAGAAGTGCAACGGCTGACGCTGGAAAAGGATGAATGGGAAAGTCAGAGGGGAAGTCTGGAGATAGCTTATTCAGACCTCTTGAAGGAGAAGTCTTCTTTGGCAGAGGAAAAACAGAGGTTGACCGAGAGGCTGGAAAAGTTGCAGCAAAGACAGTGTCCTCAAGTTGCTGAGACATCTAGGAATAGAGAGCAGCCAATATCTCCAAGACAAG CACCATATGTCACTGATAGTCATGGAGGATCTGGCAGGACATCCTCAGCACAAGGCAAAGGTGGACCCTCTGAAT TGTCTCCCTGGGGCGCGGATGGGGTGGGGTACCAAGAATTGAAATCAGAGCTTACAGCACTTCCTGCATCTAGAATGTTTCCAGAAAGTCATTCAACGGGTCAAGGCTCAGAGACCATGGGGATACCTG GATGTGGTGAACTTACATGGGTCGGAGAACCTACTACTTACCGAAAGGCAGATAATATTGCTGGTAAATATGGAGTTTGGATGAAAGACCCAGAACCAGTATCTCCTTTTACCTTGGACACCATTTGGAGAATAAATACTGTTGGGGCAGATATACGGCAGGTTTTTGAGTATGAGAATCTTGACCAATTAGTAAAAGGTTATCCTACCAAGGTGTATGTTGTGCCTCGCTCCATGGAGAGTAACGGGGCTGTGGTATACAAGGGTTCACTATATTATATACGCAAAAAATctaaaataattgtaaaatatgACTTCAGGACAGAAACAGTCGCAATCCAGAAGGAACTTGTTGACGCCGGATATCATGGTAAATACCCATATTCTTGGGGAGGCTATACAGATATTGATCTGGCGGTTGATGAGGTGGGTTTGTGGGCAATCTATAGCACAGAGAATGCTAAAGGGTCTATAGTTATATCTCAGTTAGAGCCCAAAAccttggaagtgaagcagagctggaACACGACAATTCGAAagcagtcaatggccaatgcattcATGGTGTGTGGCACGCTGTACACCATCGCAAGCTATTCCTCTCCAACCACCACTGTCAGTTTTGCTTTCGATACTCACACTGGTGTCCAGAAGCAATTGAGCATCCCATTTCAGAATCAATACGGCTACGCCAGCATGGTAGATTACAACCCAACTGAGAAAAAAATTTATGGCTGGGACAATTTTACCATGGTGGCCTATGATGTCAGGCTTTCCAAAATGTGA